A single genomic interval of uncultured Desulfobacter sp. harbors:
- a CDS encoding MalY/PatB family protein gives MKDQCRFDQIIDRSNTGSAKWEPSVLEQKFGKGRGNLLPLWVADMDFACPDVVFNAMEQRLSHRVFGYSLNDRRHNDALIDWFNRRHGWQIQEDSIVNTPGIVPGVHYLIQCFTKPGDGVLIQPPVYYPFAQAIHTNGRHVVENPLILNNYRYDMDFKDLEEKTRDPRVKLAILCSPHNPVGRVWRRDELERFGAICLKNNVLVFADEIHCDLVMPGFEHTSYQSISFEFNQGSIAGNAASKTFNLAGLGYSCLIIPNEVYRQDMGNFFECLGFDSKGPSSLFGAIAARAAYEDGEPWLVDLISYIYDNFLYLKKRIEKELPCVRVFDLEATYLPWIDFNPLGLPPEKIIQIIEEEAGLALDHGNWFGQSGTGFERINIACPRQLLSKAVDALIAAFIPFCK, from the coding sequence ATGAAAGACCAATGTCGGTTTGATCAAATTATAGACAGAAGCAACACAGGTTCTGCAAAATGGGAACCGTCTGTTCTGGAGCAAAAATTTGGAAAAGGGCGGGGAAATCTGCTGCCGTTATGGGTGGCGGATATGGATTTTGCCTGTCCTGATGTGGTTTTCAATGCCATGGAACAGCGCCTGTCTCACAGAGTTTTCGGGTACAGCCTGAATGACCGCCGGCATAATGACGCGCTGATCGACTGGTTTAACCGGCGGCATGGATGGCAGATCCAGGAGGATTCAATTGTCAACACGCCGGGTATCGTGCCTGGGGTACATTATCTTATCCAGTGCTTTACCAAACCCGGTGACGGGGTATTGATTCAGCCGCCGGTGTACTATCCCTTTGCCCAGGCCATTCATACCAATGGCAGGCATGTGGTTGAAAATCCCTTGATACTGAATAATTACCGGTATGATATGGATTTTAAAGACCTGGAAGAAAAAACCCGGGACCCCAGGGTCAAACTTGCCATTCTGTGTTCGCCGCACAATCCGGTGGGCCGGGTCTGGCGCAGGGACGAGCTTGAACGGTTTGGGGCCATCTGTCTGAAAAATAATGTCCTGGTCTTTGCCGATGAAATACATTGCGATTTGGTCATGCCCGGATTTGAACATACCAGTTACCAGTCGATTTCTTTTGAATTCAACCAGGGTTCCATTGCCGGTAATGCCGCCTCAAAGACGTTTAATCTGGCTGGACTCGGCTATTCCTGTCTGATCATTCCCAATGAAGTATATCGCCAAGACATGGGCAATTTTTTTGAATGCCTTGGTTTTGATTCAAAGGGACCTTCCAGTTTATTTGGTGCCATTGCAGCCCGGGCGGCCTATGAAGACGGGGAGCCCTGGCTGGTTGATCTGATCAGCTATATTTATGATAATTTTCTATACTTAAAAAAAAGAATCGAAAAAGAATTGCCGTGTGTGCGGGTATTTGATCTTGAAGCCACCTATTTGCCGTGGATTGATTTTAATCCTTTGGGCCTGCCACCGGAAAAAATTATTCAGATCATTGAGGAAGAGGCCGGGCTTGCCCTTGATCACGGTAATTGGTTCGGACAGAGCGGGACCGGGTTTGAGCGAATAAATATTGCCTGTCCAAGACAATTGTTGTCTAAGGCGGTAGACGCCCTAATCGCCGCATTCATACCGTTTTGTAAATAG
- the lpdA gene encoding dihydrolipoyl dehydrogenase encodes MAENITIIGAGPGGYVAALRAAGLGARVTLIEKENLGGTCLNWGCIPSKIMKNSADLLLSCLKAGSMGIKISGTISPDIRALMQRKEKVLDVQRKGLAGLLKKAGVNVVMGRAKIVSPGNVEIVSDREEPISVAYDKLIIAAGTEPKNVPAFPFDHKQILSSNDILSLDYIPKSLTIVGGGVIGCEFAFIFSALGCQVTIIEAMDRVLPLPGVDASCSNLLLREMKKRKIKVFTDTIVTRTENKHDGLDIFLDVSPFTTPAGKLKTKSIESDVMAVCIGRSSLAKELGLENIGLNTDKDGWIAVNEHMQTHVDNVYAIGDILGPAHVMMAHVAYHEGLVAAVNACGQTEAPKTAMSYDTVPGVIFTMPEIGTVGLTEKQAREQGKDIDTAVVNFRALGKAHAIDQIAGEAKMIVEKASGKVIGVHITGPHATDLIAEATLAITKGLTAADLAHTIHAHPTLSEIMGETALKILGTPLHG; translated from the coding sequence ATGGCTGAAAATATCACTATCATCGGCGCAGGTCCCGGTGGTTACGTTGCCGCGCTGAGAGCAGCCGGCCTTGGGGCCCGGGTGACCTTGATTGAAAAAGAAAATTTGGGGGGAACCTGCCTTAATTGGGGTTGTATCCCGTCTAAAATAATGAAAAATTCAGCGGACCTGTTGCTGAGTTGTCTTAAGGCCGGTAGTATGGGAATTAAGATATCAGGTACAATCAGCCCTGATATCCGTGCTCTGATGCAGCGAAAGGAAAAAGTGCTTGACGTTCAGAGAAAAGGGCTTGCAGGACTTCTTAAAAAGGCAGGGGTAAACGTTGTTATGGGCCGGGCGAAAATAGTTTCTCCGGGAAACGTTGAGATCGTTTCTGACCGGGAAGAACCCATATCAGTAGCGTACGATAAGCTAATCATTGCGGCCGGTACGGAACCCAAGAATGTTCCGGCTTTTCCCTTTGATCATAAACAGATTCTGTCTTCCAATGATATCCTGTCACTGGATTATATACCAAAGTCTTTAACCATTGTGGGCGGTGGGGTGATCGGGTGTGAATTCGCTTTTATATTCAGTGCCCTTGGCTGTCAGGTGACCATTATTGAGGCCATGGACAGGGTGCTCCCCTTACCGGGCGTGGATGCGTCCTGCTCAAATCTGCTGTTGCGTGAAATGAAGAAACGAAAGATTAAGGTGTTTACTGACACCATTGTGACACGGACTGAAAATAAACATGACGGCCTTGATATTTTTCTGGATGTCAGTCCATTCACCACGCCGGCCGGAAAACTAAAAACGAAATCAATTGAATCCGATGTCATGGCTGTGTGTATTGGCAGAAGTTCCTTGGCAAAAGAATTGGGCCTCGAAAATATCGGCCTTAACACAGACAAGGACGGATGGATTGCCGTGAATGAACATATGCAGACCCATGTTGACAATGTTTATGCCATTGGTGATATTCTCGGCCCTGCCCATGTGATGATGGCCCATGTGGCGTACCACGAAGGCCTTGTGGCGGCAGTTAATGCCTGCGGGCAAACAGAGGCGCCCAAAACCGCCATGTCTTATGATACCGTGCCCGGGGTCATTTTTACCATGCCTGAAATTGGCACGGTTGGATTAACGGAAAAACAGGCCCGGGAACAGGGCAAAGACATTGACACGGCAGTTGTAAATTTCAGGGCCCTGGGAAAAGCCCACGCCATTGACCAGATTGCAGGAGAGGCAAAGATGATCGTGGAAAAGGCATCAGGCAAAGTGATCGGGGTTCATATAACAGGCCCACATGCCACGGATCTGATTGCCGAAGCGACCTTGGCCATCACTAAGGGGCTGACTGCAGCGGACCTGGCACACACCATTCATGCCCATCCCACCCTGTCTGAAATCATGGGAGAAACGGCCTTGAAAATATTGGGTACCCCGCTACATGGATAG
- a CDS encoding aminomethyltransferase family protein, with product MTNNLKRTPLNAWHRNAGANMADFGGFDMPLWYDTGVKNEHLAVLKSAGMFDTSHMDCIQVQGKDAPALLDFCFTRQIGELSSGRCVYGAFLDAKGHCIDDAIVYKFSDISFMVCVNAGMGGTVTGHLVLHSDGKALEIKDLSDQLAKLDVQGKNALKIVSGLINDKENVFDKMPYFSFKGSLDPDAPDGVSLVDGTPIILSRTGYTGEFGFEIFIAPDRVEELWYTLLDAGSPYGLIPCGLGARDSLRAGACLPLSHQDIGPFPFINHPWEFALPFKAGTREFTKAFLGDKSLLNLEQPSFTYAFVGDSLRKVTAGDTGRVLTEQGEDIGMVLTCATDMGIFWHEDQIVSINTPNLPPDVKIKGLACGFVMVNQPLDMGTRLTLVEGKRKIGVRLVSDIRPDRTARLAIKKFK from the coding sequence ATGACCAATAATCTAAAAAGAACACCATTAAATGCATGGCACAGAAATGCCGGAGCCAACATGGCGGATTTCGGCGGATTTGACATGCCGCTATGGTATGATACAGGGGTTAAAAATGAGCACCTTGCCGTGCTTAAATCTGCGGGTATGTTTGACACATCCCATATGGACTGTATCCAGGTACAGGGAAAAGACGCCCCTGCCCTGCTTGATTTTTGTTTCACAAGACAGATCGGCGAGCTGTCATCCGGCCGTTGTGTTTACGGCGCGTTTTTAGATGCCAAGGGACACTGCATTGATGATGCCATTGTTTATAAATTTTCTGATATCAGCTTCATGGTCTGTGTCAATGCAGGTATGGGGGGGACCGTTACCGGGCATCTTGTCTTGCACAGTGACGGAAAAGCTTTAGAAATAAAAGACTTATCCGATCAACTTGCCAAACTGGATGTCCAGGGCAAAAATGCCTTGAAAATCGTGTCAGGCCTGATTAATGACAAAGAAAACGTTTTCGACAAAATGCCCTACTTCTCTTTCAAAGGCAGTCTGGACCCTGACGCCCCCGATGGGGTAAGCCTTGTGGATGGTACCCCTATCATTTTGTCAAGAACCGGGTATACCGGTGAATTTGGTTTTGAAATATTCATTGCGCCCGATAGAGTTGAAGAATTGTGGTATACTCTTTTGGATGCAGGTTCCCCTTATGGACTGATACCCTGCGGTCTTGGTGCCAGGGATTCTTTAAGGGCCGGGGCATGTCTGCCACTGTCCCACCAGGACATTGGACCTTTCCCCTTCATCAATCACCCCTGGGAGTTTGCCCTGCCCTTTAAAGCAGGTACCCGGGAGTTTACTAAGGCATTTTTAGGAGACAAAAGCCTGTTGAACCTGGAACAGCCATCCTTTACCTATGCCTTTGTCGGAGACTCTTTAAGAAAGGTGACGGCAGGTGATACCGGCCGGGTTCTCACCGAGCAGGGCGAAGATATCGGTATGGTACTGACCTGCGCAACAGACATGGGGATTTTTTGGCATGAAGACCAAATCGTCAGTATTAACACGCCAAACCTGCCCCCGGATGTTAAAATAAAGGGGCTTGCCTGCGGATTTGTCATGGTCAACCAGCCCCTTGACATGGGTACCCGGTTAACTCTTGTTGAAGGCAAGCGCAAAATCGGGGTCCGGCTTGTGTCTGACATTAGGCCGGACAGGACAGCAAGGCTTGCAATCAAAAAATTTAAATAA
- a CDS encoding Lrp/AsnC family transcriptional regulator — protein sequence MKIDDTNINIIRELKEGKKPFKKIADKLGVTENTVRARVLKLQEEGVLEFCGLVDPEKLPGHRSVIVGIKLSETNLVEKGKEISRLKGVVSVSVVTGRYDLMVMVLFKEGFDLLEFYTNEISKIHGIGSVETFVVYKSYNMKVPYIF from the coding sequence ATGAAAATTGATGACACCAATATAAATATTATCAGAGAACTCAAAGAAGGTAAAAAACCTTTCAAAAAAATAGCCGATAAACTGGGCGTTACTGAAAATACTGTAAGGGCAAGGGTCCTCAAACTTCAGGAAGAAGGCGTGCTTGAGTTCTGTGGACTTGTGGACCCGGAAAAGCTGCCGGGGCATAGAAGTGTAATTGTGGGTATTAAGCTGTCTGAAACAAATCTGGTTGAAAAAGGAAAGGAGATCAGCCGCCTGAAAGGTGTCGTTTCCGTGTCCGTGGTCACAGGACGTTATGATCTCATGGTGATGGTTTTGTTCAAAGAAGGGTTTGATCTGCTTGAATTTTACACCAATGAAATTTCAAAAATTCACGGCATAGGTTCCGTTGAAACGTTTGTTGTTTATAAATCATACAATATGAAAGTGCCGTACATTTTTTAA